One genomic region from Eptesicus fuscus isolate TK198812 chromosome 18, DD_ASM_mEF_20220401, whole genome shotgun sequence encodes:
- the LOC103299570 gene encoding histone H1.8 — protein MAPGSLASSDTLISSASLTSMTSTSGWSGALKPGPRQHAVPPPRRNPPMLRMVLEALQAGEQRQGTSVMAIKVYILQKYPTVDAIRLKYLLKRALDTGMQRGLLIRPVNSRARGATGSFKLVPKQKKKIKPRKTATVSAPRRPREAKEEAPKKDGQTKGEEARGGKARKAPQQADKATKAPPGASGPHGKLKVKGKKDSSADAKAPRNAKAGTQTSKPTVPKSESGVTSPAKKKTGNKVLKEATAQGARKGSKAKAAAAPKDSESKVVPGPLKRKTEVPRGPRRPGMPTTASSSQETSVKAEAKS, from the exons ATGGCTCCCGGGAGCTTGGCCTCCAGTGACACCTTGATCTCCTCGGCCTCGCTGACCTCCATGACCTCCACCTCCGGGTGGTCTGGGGCTCTAAAGCCAG GCCCGCGCCAGCATGCCGTCCCACCACCACGCCGCAACCCCCCCATGCTGCGCATGGTGCTGGAGGCGCTGCAGGCGGGCGAGCAGCGCCAGGGCACCTCGGTGATGGCCATCAAGGTGTACATCCTGCAGAAGTACCCTACGGTGGACGCCATCCGGCTCAAGTACCTGCTGAAGCGGGCCCTGGACACCGGCATGCAGCGCGGCCTCCTCATCAGGCCCGTCAACTCCAGGGCCAGGGGGGCCACTGGCAGCTTCAAA TTAGTtcccaagcaaaaaaaaaaaatcaagcccaGAAAGACAGCCACCGTGTCGGCCCCCCGGAGACCTAGGGAGGCCAAGGAGGAGGCCCCCAAGAAAGATGGCCAGACCAAGGGCGAAGAGGCAAGAGGGGGCAAGGCCAGGAAGGCCCCCCAACAGGCAGACAAGGCCACAAAGGCCCCTCCTGGTGCCAGCGGGCCCCATGGGAAGTTAAAGGTCAAAGGCAAAAAGGACAGCTCAG CAGACGCCAAGGCCCCCAGGAACGCCAAAGCTGGGACTCAGACTTCTAAACCCACCGTCCCCAAG AGTGAAAGCGGTGTGACTTCCCCAGCCAAAAAGAAGACGGGGAACAAGGTCCTTAAagaggccactgcccagggtgcCAGGAAAGGGTCGAAAGCCAAAGCTGCGGCTGCTCCTAAGGACAGCGAGTCCAAGGTGGTGCCTGGGCCACTGAAGAGGAAGACGGAGGTCCCCAGGGGCCCCAGAAGGCCTGGCATGCCTACCACGGCCTCCTCATCCCAAGAGACCAGTGTGAAGGCAGAGGCCAAGAGCTAG